In Triticum urartu cultivar G1812 chromosome 6, Tu2.1, whole genome shotgun sequence, the following proteins share a genomic window:
- the LOC125516842 gene encoding vegetative cell wall protein gp1-like, protein MARGPANLPLLSIPLPLILPIPSSSSAATSLPEPPRSLPPFTSASSPSPSIPARSHLPLALIFSIPPGRRHPHTPGGVPLGPLVLLPQPCPNLHGIAALLTPARTCLPSSRDTLSIAPSLPPRVVALPCQRPRRGCPRDSCHRCLFPIGSAAGDFVPLLRLSYYFVPAPPNDPVVTPTGPSPPGAVGVLFLLSQDRKDTSYTKHQVPRQSSKSLGSTSSMMLLYNYITETGKTD, encoded by the exons ATGGCCCGAGGCCCAGCCAACCTCCCTCTCCTCTCGATCCCTCTCCCTCTCATCCTCCCGATCCCATCTTCCTCGAGCGCCGCCACCAGTCTTCCCGAACCCCCTCGCTCCCTTCCTCCCTTCACCAGCGCCTCCTCACCATCTCCCTCGATCCCTGCCCGATCCCATCTTCCTCTCGCTCTCATCTTCTCGATCCCTCCAGGCCGCCGCCACCCACACACACCAGGAGGAGTCCCGCTTGGTcccctcgtcctcctcccgcaGCCGTGCCCGAACCTCCATGGCATCGCTGCCCTGTTGACTCCGGCGAGGACGTGCCTCCCCTCCAGCCGCGACACCCTCTCCATCGCGCCATCCCTACCTCCAAGAGTCGTCGCCCTGCCCTGCCAGCGACCTCGTCGTGGCTGCCCACGAGATTCCTGCCACCGGTGCCTGTTCCCGATTGGATCCGCCGCCGGTGACTTCGTTCCTCTGCTCCGTCTCTCCTACTACTTCGTCCCCGCGCCACCCAATGACCCCGTCGTCACTCCGACCG GACCATCCCCACCGGGCGCTGTGGGCGTGCTGTTTCTTCTCTCTCAAGATCGAAAGGACACCAGTTACACAAAACACCAAGTACCACGACAGTCCTCCAAGAGTTTGGGTTCGACAAGTTCGATGATGCTATTGTACAACTACATTACCGAGACCGGCAAGACCGACTGA